A single window of bacterium DNA harbors:
- a CDS encoding shikimate kinase, translating into MKKNIILTGFMGTGKTLIGNIVADKLNMEFIDTDKVIEEREKDRIARIFQVKGEEYFRKLEEKVINEICKKENCVIATGGGAIIREKNYNNMKKSGIIICLEAEPSIILLRTSTTEDRPLLLKNKDAISTIRYLINSRKKYYDKADYKIDTTSLSPEQAGEKIIEIWKKENEKNRN; encoded by the coding sequence ATGAAAAAAAATATTATTCTGACTGGATTTATGGGAACAGGTAAAACACTTATAGGAAATATTGTCGCTGATAAATTGAATATGGAATTTATAGATACTGATAAAGTAATTGAGGAAAGAGAAAAAGATAGAATTGCGAGAATTTTTCAGGTTAAAGGAGAAGAATATTTTAGAAAATTGGAAGAAAAAGTAATAAACGAAATATGTAAAAAAGAAAATTGTGTAATTGCAACAGGTGGAGGAGCAATAATAAGAGAAAAAAATTATAACAACATGAAAAAAAGTGGAATTATTATCTGTCTTGAAGCAGAACCATCTATAATTCTTTTAAGAACATCAACAACAGAAGATAGACCACTACTCTTAAAAAATAAGGATGCAATTTCAACAATAAGATATTTAATAAATTCAAGAAAAAAATATTATGACAAAGCGGACTATAAAATAGATACAACTTCTCTTTCACCAGAACAAGCAGGCGAAAAAATAATTGAAATATGGAAAAAAGAAAATGAAAAAAATAGAAATTAA
- the aroB gene encoding 3-dehydroquinate synthase: protein MKKIEIKIEEKKKSICFIDIPFEKIPEKLKSNGDKFLIISDKNVYPLFGEKLRSVISKNGDVYKFILKSGENEKNLKNIEKILHYCYENNFSRDDTILALGGGVISDISGFVSSIYMRGINFITIPTTLLAQVDASIGGKTGVNFYNKKNLIGSFYQPEFIFINFETLKTLPEREMKQGIAEIIKYGVIKNKKIFELLEKNKENIKKYLPEIVEKCVKIKGDIIKKDEKEKTGLREVLNFGHTIGHAIEVLDNYKFNHGEAIANGMVYETFIAFKLGFCEKATYERIKNIVSSFNFPEFKGKNNIDKIIENLWYDKKVRKGNLRFVLPEKIGKVKTGVVVKEEIIKKTFLEEENNG, encoded by the coding sequence ATGAAAAAAATAGAAATTAAAATTGAAGAGAAAAAAAAATCAATATGTTTTATTGATATTCCTTTTGAAAAAATACCTGAAAAACTAAAATCAAATGGTGATAAATTTCTAATTATAAGTGATAAAAATGTCTATCCTCTTTTTGGAGAAAAATTAAGGTCGGTTATTTCAAAAAATGGAGATGTCTATAAATTTATTTTGAAAAGCGGGGAAAACGAAAAAAACCTTAAAAATATTGAGAAAATACTTCATTATTGCTATGAAAATAATTTTTCAAGAGATGATACAATACTTGCTCTTGGCGGAGGAGTTATAAGTGATATATCTGGCTTTGTATCTTCTATTTATATGAGAGGAATAAATTTCATCACAATACCCACCACTTTACTTGCTCAGGTTGATGCCTCTATTGGTGGGAAAACAGGAGTAAATTTTTACAATAAAAAAAATCTTATTGGAAGTTTCTATCAACCAGAATTTATATTTATCAACTTTGAAACATTAAAAACATTACCTGAAAGAGAAATGAAGCAGGGAATTGCTGAAATAATAAAATATGGTGTTATAAAAAACAAAAAAATTTTTGAATTGCTTGAAAAAAATAAAGAAAATATAAAAAAATATCTACCAGAAATTGTTGAAAAATGTGTCAAAATAAAAGGTGATATTATTAAAAAAGATGAAAAAGAAAAAACAGGACTTCGCGAAGTATTAAATTTTGGGCATACAATTGGACATGCAATTGAGGTATTAGATAATTATAAATTCAATCACGGTGAAGCAATTGCAAATGGGATGGTATATGAAACATTTATTGCCTTTAAACTTGGCTTTTGTGAAAAAGCGACATATGAGAGAATAAAAAATATTGTAAGTAGTTTCAATTTTCCCGAATTTAAAGGTAAAAATAACATAGATAAAATAATTGAAAATTTATGGTATGATAAAAAAGTGAGAAAAGGGAATTTGAGATTTGTTCTACCAGAAAAAATTGGAAAAGTTAAAACAGGAGTAGTTGTAAAAGAAGAAATAATAAAAAAAACATTTTTAGAGGAAGAAAATAATGGATGA
- the pheA gene encoding prephenate dehydratase, which translates to MDEIERKREEIDQIDKKLLELLDLRAEKVKEITDIKNKNNKPIFDPSREKRIIEKHIEKRFKYLKKEDIELIMSTIFKIYRGFFKPLNISFLGPEGTFTHQAALRKFGNKCNFISAKTVEDIFKEVEKDRVDYGVVPIENSVEGVVTYTIDMFLESNLKITSEILLEIHHYLLSNESSLKKIKKIYSHPQAFAQCRKWLLSNLENVELIETESTTNAVKKAKKMKNTGAIGSEIASSLYKLPVLAEKIEDFTENITRFLVIGNDSPKMTGKDKTSIIFSIKDKVGALYDSLYPFKEKGINLTRLESRPSKKRAWDYVFFVDFIGHCDEDKVQSALEELEKNCVFLKVLGSYPLENKEK; encoded by the coding sequence ATGGATGAAATTGAAAGAAAAAGGGAAGAAATTGACCAGATTGATAAAAAACTTCTTGAACTTTTAGACCTTCGGGCTGAAAAAGTCAAGGAAATAACTGATATTAAAAATAAAAACAATAAACCAATTTTTGACCCTTCAAGAGAAAAAAGAATTATAGAAAAACACATTGAAAAAAGATTTAAGTATCTAAAAAAAGAAGATATTGAGTTAATAATGTCCACAATTTTCAAAATTTATAGAGGATTTTTTAAACCATTAAATATATCCTTTCTTGGTCCGGAAGGGACTTTTACACATCAGGCAGCACTCAGAAAATTTGGTAATAAATGCAACTTTATTTCAGCAAAAACAGTTGAGGATATTTTTAAAGAAGTGGAAAAAGATAGAGTTGATTATGGTGTTGTTCCAATTGAAAATTCTGTGGAAGGAGTGGTTACATATACAATAGATATGTTTCTTGAAAGCAATTTAAAAATAACATCGGAAATTTTACTTGAAATTCATCATTATCTTCTTTCAAATGAAAGTTCATTAAAAAAAATTAAAAAAATTTATTCTCATCCTCAGGCATTTGCTCAATGTAGAAAGTGGTTATTATCAAATTTAGAAAATGTTGAATTGATAGAAACAGAAAGCACCACAAATGCTGTAAAAAAAGCGAAGAAAATGAAAAATACAGGAGCAATTGGTTCTGAAATTGCTTCATCTCTTTATAAATTACCTGTCCTGGCTGAAAAAATAGAGGACTTTACTGAAAACATAACAAGATTCCTTGTGATAGGAAATGACTCTCCAAAAATGACAGGAAAAGATAAAACATCAATAATTTTCTCTATAAAAGATAAAGTCGGTGCTCTTTATGATTCTTTATATCCATTTAAAGAAAAAGGAATTAACTTAACACGATTAGAATCAAGACCAAGTAAAAAAAGAGCATGGGATTATGTATTTTTTGTTGATTTTATTGGTCATTGTGATGAAGATAAAGTTCAAAGTGCATTAGAAGAACTTGAAAAAAATTGTGTATTTTTAAAAGTTTTAGGTTCTTACCCATTAGAAAACAAAGAAAAATAG
- a CDS encoding transposase translates to MCPGGQELHHIGRSKHREVVYDTYGNVRECKKCEYYGVCTTSPRGRHISISEHEGLFKEMREKLSTEEGKEIYGIRKITLEPVFGNLSQNLGFREFVLRGKEKVRGEFSLMCTAHNLLKIAKFVRKSGKKLGELLREREVLSIGAT, encoded by the coding sequence ATTTGTCCAGGTGGACAGGAGTTGCATCATATAGGGAGAAGCAAACACAGGGAAGTAGTATATGATACATATGGGAATGTTAGGGAATGTAAGAAGTGTGAGTATTATGGGGTATGTACAACCAGCCCAAGAGGTAGACATATATCAATATCAGAGCATGAAGGATTGTTTAAAGAAATGAGGGAGAAGTTATCAACAGAAGAAGGGAAAGAGATATATGGGATACGTAAAATAACATTAGAACCAGTTTTTGGGAATTTAAGTCAGAATTTAGGATTTAGGGAATTTGTACTAAGAGGGAAAGAGAAAGTAAGAGGGGAATTTTCATTGATGTGTACAGCCCATAATCTTTTGAAGATAGCAAAATTTGTAAGAAAGAGTGGAAAGAAATTAGGAGAGTTGTTAAGAGAAAGAGAAGTATTATCAATAGGTGCAACATAG
- a CDS encoding transposase, whose amino-acid sequence MPSVGNPSYHPALMIKIWFYGYATKVYSSRKIEEKLRSDIAFIYLSGMEKPDFKTISEFRRKNINALRDTFVEILQICNRIGMTRLGTISIDSKVMKGNASSERTYTEEEIIKE is encoded by the coding sequence ATACCGAGTGTAGGGAATCCGTCATATCATCCGGCATTGATGATAAAGATATGGTTTTATGGATATGCGACAAAGGTATATAGTTCAAGGAAAATAGAGGAGAAACTTAGAAGTGATATAGCGTTTATATACTTATCAGGTATGGAGAAGCCGGATTTCAAGACGATATCAGAATTTCGTCGGAAGAATATAAATGCGTTAAGGGATACATTTGTAGAGATATTACAGATATGTAACAGAATAGGGATGACACGATTAGGGACGATATCAATAGATAGCAAAGTAATGAAAGGGAATGCAAGTAGTGAAAGGACATATACAGAAGAAGAGATAATAAAGGAGTAG